In the genome of Anguilla anguilla isolate fAngAng1 chromosome 15, fAngAng1.pri, whole genome shotgun sequence, the window tatctttagattaaaatatttgttgtaacttattaaaaatcttcattttaatctggtttcAGGTTACACATTTTGATAATATTTGATCCAACaatttgctctgcctatcaacaaatttagCAATTTAATTTGATAACTGATATCTTTGAGTAAatctaataaatatattttacaggttgaataagtgaggtgttttaactgttagGCACTTGCGatttggtattcagagtgccagaCATTTAACAAGGGTGTTGGCTGTTAAAACCGCTGGATTTGGGGAATGAAACATATGTCACTTAATCATTACGTCGCCTGACAATAATGTCAAGTGCAAAAATCAGTAAAACTGCCTAAGGCCTTTTTGTCAGTTGGCTTTGTTATGCACAGGTGGAGAAATTTCTCTGCAAAGTAAAGGAAACACTATGGATAGACCTGGCTGTGGTTAAgccctctgtgctgtgctgctgggtCAGGGATTTTCACAATGGGGCCGCAATGTACTTTGGATTTGGTCAGGTATAAAAGTAAAGTGTAAAGGTGCAACAGTGTCAGTGCATCAGTGGTGTTCAGTCAGAGGGGGAAACCAGCATTATGACCATGGGCAAGGTAAGCGTAGTGCAGTCCTCTTGAGATACAGAATTGGGGTTACACTCTTAGCATTGGATCTATGTGTGGTTAAAAACAGCTGCACCTTCACAGCCAtgaacatttcatttcctgGGGCACATGAAACAACTATAGATAGGAAATCTGTCTGGAACAAAACTGCCTTTACCTTGGTTAGCTTCAGTGATCACCATGGTCATTGCTTCATTATTATCAGtctttatattaaattaatttgtctcTAGATTATCTTCTACGAGGAGAGGAACTTTGGTGGACGCTCCTATGAATGTATGAGCGACTGCGCTGAGCTCACCTCCTACCTGAGCCGCTGTCACTCCTGCAGGGTGGAGAGCGGCTGCTTCATGTTGTATGACCGCTCCAACTACATGGGGAACCAGTACTTTGTGAGGAGGGGAGAGTACTCCGACTACTCTCGTATGGGCATGAGCGACTGCTTCAGGTCCTGCCGCATGATCCCCATGGTGAGAACAGCTTCGTATTAGATTGGAAATGTTCTCATATGAATGTTACTTTGTATTGAAGTTTTAATTTTGCAGTTGTACCCTTCTGGTGGCAATTATATGTATTTGCCACAAGCAAATACAACAATATTGCattcacttagcagacactcttgcCCAGCACAACTTACAAATGTGgagaacattttatattttgatgttATTTGAATTTCATGAGTCAAAATCTTTACTGTACAATATTTGTCAGCAGCACAGAGGTTCCTTTAGGATGAGGATCTACGAGAGGGAGAACTTTGGAGGTCAGATGATGGAGATGATGGATGACTGTGACTCCATCATGGACCGTTACCACATGTCCGACTGTCAGTCCTGCAACGTGATGGACGGCCACTGGCTGATGTACGAGCAGCCCCACTACAGAGGCAGGATGATGTACATGAGGCCTGGAGAGTACAGAAGCTTCAGAGATATGGGATACAGCAACATGAGATTCATGTCCATGAGGCGCATCATGGATTCCTGTTAATGTCATTCTGTAACTATTACTGTTTTAAAGACAgttgatttttaataaaaatatttcccacaAAAGACACACCTTTCCAATTTATTTGGTTTCCAAATCAGACttatatttgaacattttttaccctacaaaataatttgttttcttatcaATCTAAACTATGAATACAATCACAGGTACAGAGATAAACAACAAACATTTGCAACCCCACACCCAAACAGAAATGTGCTTCCATCGGACAATCAATGTGGCTTCTTTCCCCTCTTAAACCATAGTTGATTTAGccttttaaaatcctttttaaagggatatttcattttggtcaaaaacaagtaattttgtggagcttaccccatTGTATCTGCATAGCACGAATACTAGCAACATCTAATGTCCCTGTTGACCGTTTACGGCAGCATCGTTCCTCCCTGTTTTCCGGTTCCCATTCACTCACAATGATTTTCAAGACCTTGCcgaaaataatcatttaaaaatacagactaACCGTGGAGGATAGTCCAAGATAACCAAAGTATTTTTTGGGTGGGTCTGGAACTAAATTTATATTATTAGTGATGGAagtcacaaacatttaatttcatttagttAAACATTGATTCAAAATTATCAGCAAAGATGGAgaaggctaataataataataataataataatacaatttaaaaccAAATCACAGATTAAAATAGAATA includes:
- the LOC118214372 gene encoding gamma-crystallin M3-like yields the protein MGKIIFYEERNFGGRSYECMSDCAELTSYLSRCHSCRVESGCFMLYDRSNYMGNQYFVRRGEYSDYSRMGMSDCFRSCRMIPMQHRGSFRMRIYERENFGGQMMEMMDDCDSIMDRYHMSDCQSCNVMDGHWLMYEQPHYRGRMMYMRPGEYRSFRDMGYSNMRFMSMRRIMDSC